CGGTGGAGTTGGAGCGGCGCTTGCCGCGGCTTCCGCGGCTATGGGTGCGGGTGATTCTCGGAAGGCACGTGATCCTGCTCGAGCGGCGCACGAACCGGATTCTGGATCTGATTGAAATCAGCATCGCTGCTCGGTAGCCCCGAAGCTTCGGGATTGGCGGAGCCGCGTCGGTATGTCTCTGGAGCAGTCTATCCGGAGGAATGCGCCGATGTTCCAGCCCGGTCAGCGAGTCAGGGTGAACCTGTCCTCGATGCAGTTTGGCGCCGTTGGTTTTGGCGCGGCGGTCACCGACGCCGTCGGCACCATCGTCAGACAAACCTCGACCGACCCGCCGAAATATCTCGTCGAACTCATCTTCGCGTTCAAGGGGCTCAAAGAGGTCGAAGTCCCGGAGGAACGGATCAAGGCAGGGTAGAACTCCTCTCACAAGTGGTCAGATTTGGAGTGGGCCGGCTCGCCGCCACTTTCAGAAGGCGGGATCAAGCTCCCACTCTCCAAACCGATCAGCGCGAGTGGGTCAACACAAGCGGAATCGAACTACTGCTTGGGCTCTCCCACGGCAAGCTTTTCCAGAATCTGGCGCGCAATCTTTTGCGTCTCGCCGAAATGGGAGAGATAGTTTTGAAACTCCCGGTTCACTTCGAGCGCGCCGGCGGGATCGAGCTTGGTGCGCAGGATCATATCGCGGAGCTTGACCGGGTGCGGCAGCACGGCGTCCTCGTTGAGTTCATCGAGCGCGGCTCTGGGATCATAGCGGTCGCTCACGTTCCCTCCCTCGCTTCTCCGTGGGGCTATTGTACAACGTTTCCGGAGCCGCCAACCCGCCCGCCTCGGGGACGCAGGCGCCGCACAAAGGCCGAAAATCGAAACTCGATCCCGAAGCTTCCAAACGAAAAGTGAAATTCGCTATGCCCGAGAGGGGTTTCGATTTTCGGCTGTAGTTTCTGTCCTTTGCGTCGCTGCGGTGGAATATGCAGATGGGACGGACAAGTATGAGTTGAGAAACCGAAAGGGAGGCTATTCCATCGGCAGGAATTCGTACCGTTCGATGATAGCGGCCACGCCCACTTTCTTGTCAGCCTGGGGCTTTTCCACCCTTATGACCCGGCCCTGGCAGCGGATGTGGACATCGCCCGCCATGGTAATCTCTTTGGGCAAGGTGAGGACGAATTCGACCGGGGCGCCGGGGGCCAGCTCACGCTCAATCATGAAGTAGAGGCCACGGAAGCTGACGTCCCTGGTTTGGCACGTCTGTTCGTCTTTGGCGCCCTCTGGTTCGGGAAACCTGACCACGAGGGGCAGGTTCATCTGGAAACGCCGCGAAGTCCGTCGCTCAGCCACCGAGATTCCTCCTGAGCTGGGCCTGCCGGGCTGGTTACGAAAAAGTATCATGATTTACCCAAGGAAGCAATCGAGTTGGCGAAGCTTGTCGGTGAGGGGGCGGGAGGGTGCGGCCCGACCTTGTGCCTGCCATGAATTCTTGTTACTTTGCATTCTTGGGGCGTGCACGTTATGACTCGCCGAGTGCACCGGCGCCTGATTCCTGGTCCGGCAGGGTTCGAGATGGATCGCCATCAATCGGACTTCACTTCAGGGGGAGCCTTCAGTGCTCGCCCCGATTGGATCGGGGCAGGCAGCCGGGAGCGGAACCATGATCTGCTGTAATAATCTCGATCAAGCCCTCGACCTCGAAATTGTTGTGAAAACGGAAAAGCATCTTCTCCACGATGGCCGCATCTTGAACGACGTGGACAGCGAGTATTTCGTTCGCGCCTCTTACGGTAGCGACCGGTTCAACTACTTGGCAATCAACTATTGCCCCTTCTGCGGGCGGGTGCTCAGCCGCGGACTGTGGAATGCCGAAAAAAAGAAATAACCCACCGTCGGATGAATGGATTTATAGATTTGGGGCAGTTGCATCATGAAAGACAAAGCCCTCCGCATCCCCCGCGACCGGGTTCGGGCCGGGATCGCAAGGTGTCTAAGCAAGGCAGAAGTCCTGCTCGAAGACGCGAAGGTACTGCTGGGAAGCTCAGAATGAAATCGCGCATGCCGGGCTAGAAGCCCGACAACCCTAGACAGCGATGATTTTGCCTAAAGTGGTGAAATCAAAGTCGGGCTCGCGGGCGAGCAAGCGGAGCCAAATCTTGATGGCGTCGTCTGTGCGACCGGTGTGGAAGAGCGCCAGGGCAAAGTTGTGAAACAGGCAGGGCTCTTCGCGGTACATCAGCGCCTCTTCATAGTGCGGCACCGCCTGAGGAAAATTCAAAAACTTCAATGCCTGATGGCCCTGCTGGCAAAGCATTGCCCAGCGGCCAAGCGATTCCGGAACTTCCGTCTCGAACGGCACATCGCGCAACTGGCGCATCAGCTCGCGCACGCAGAAAGTCAATTCTTCGCGAGCGGGCGATTCGGGAAAGATGGCGATGGACTCGAGCAATTCTTTGAGCGCCAGCGCCGCATAGCTCGCCGGTGGTTGCTTGTCCTTGAGCAAGCGCAGCGCATCGCGGAAATGCTGGCGGCTTTCCATGAGCGACATCGCTCGCACCAGAAACTCTTCCGCCTTTTGGTGTGAGGGATCGAGCTCGAGCGTGCGCCGATAACAGCTTGCCGCCCGGTCAATGTCGCCGGAGCTGCCGACGGCCGAACCAAGCAGGTAATGCGCTTGGGCATTATCCGGCTCGACCGCCACCGCCTGCTCGAGCGTCTTCACCGCTTGCGGCAGATGGCCGGTTTCGAGATAGCAGACCCCAAGCTTCAAGAGCGCATCGGGAAAATCGGGGTGCTCTTTGGCGATGGCTTCGAGGTGCTCGAGGGCCTCAAGGAACTCAGCGCGGTCGAGCGCAGCCTGCGCTTCCGTCATGGCGTCTTGGAGTTGGTCAGCGTTCATCGTCGCTTTGGGGACTATCTGGCTTTCAAAGCATCTGAAAAGGTATCCCCGCCGAGCCCGGTGGCACCCGCCACCGGGTTCCATTTTCCTCCCCCAGGCAGGTGCCTGGGGGCTCGGCGCCCATAAGTTCACGTTGTCGAAAACAATTTCATCAAGTCCTCGCGGCTGGCGGGCGGGCGCTCGAGCAACGCCAGGTTTTCCGCCAGGTGGTCCGGGCTGGTCATGCCGACGAGCGCGGTGGCGATACCCGGGGTGGAGCGGACAAATTGGAGAGCGCGCTGGGCGTCCGTTTCGAGCCCGCCGAGCGCTGCGCCCACAAAATGGGGCAAGTTGCGCGTCACCTGACCCTGCATGATGGACGCGCTTGCCATAATCGTCACGTCGAGTGCCCGCGCGGCGTCGAGGATGGTGCGCGACTTCCCTGCCAAAGGCTGATTGGCCACGAGAAAGGCCTCCGGCATGGCGAGGTTGTAAGGAAGCTGCACCACGCGGAAATGATGCGCTTGGCCGGCGACGCTGCGGGCCACGTCGGCAATTTCTTCAAGCGAGAGATAATCGTGACTGCGCTCCGGCCGGCGGTAGCCGTCCCAGGTGGCGGTACCGTACATCCGTATCTTGCCCTGGGCGACGGCTTCTTCCAGAGCGGCGAACGCCGCCCGCAGCCGTGCGAGAAATTTTTCGCGCCCGATGAGGGGCAACTGCGTCTCCGGGTTGTGGACGTAGTAGATGTCAAGGCAGTCGAGGCCGAGGTTCCGCCGGCTCCGCTCGAGCTGATCCAGGAGATAGCGAGGGGCCATGCAATGCATCCCGCCGGCAATTTCCTCAACCGGCAGAATTCCGGGACGGATATAGTGCTGCTCGAAGTAGGCGGCGGGGTCAGCCGGCAACTCGCCATCGGGCGTCAAGAAACCGCCTTTGGTCGCCACGATCACCTCTTCACGGGAATAGCCGGCCGCAAAAAGTTCTTTGAGCGCGGCGCCGATCGAGCGCTCGCTTCGCTGGAAGCGATAATTGATGGCGCTGTCCACGACGTTGATGCCGCCTGCCACCGAACGGCAAACCGCTTTCCGGTAAGCCTCATCCGTGCTTGCGTCCGGCTCGCCGAGGTAGGTGCCTAGCCCAAGCGAGCTCATCCACAAACTTTGCTCCTGCCGGAAATGGCCCCGGGCCACGCTGCCCTCGAATCGCGCGGCGTACTTCCTGGTGCCAGCCGGTGTTGCATATCCTGGCTGCATGGAACTCCCCAAATTCAAGCGAAGGTGGAAAAGACACTATACCAGACTCTCAGACCACTTATACTCGACGGTGACAGTTGGGAGCGTTACGAGAGGCGGCCAGCCCATTCGTGCGAGATCTCCAAGTGATAGGGCGGGGCGGGAAAGAAAGGGGTTGGTGGTGCAAGAAATTGTGGGCTAGATAGAAGTCGCACCAATTGGGCAAATTGGGATCAAAAGCTACTCTTTTGAGCGAAAACCCCCGAGCTTCGTCCCTTGCTTGCACCAGCAACCTTGGATGACGTTCTCTGGTCGTTGCTTCAGAGAACGTGCCGGTTAAGGTGCTGGCGTCGCGGCAAGCGCCGCGTCGCCCTGGATCAGCCCCGCTCCAACCGGGTCACAGGCGAAGCTGCCGCACATCGTGTCCCAACTAGGGTTGAAGAAGCCCCCGACGAGGAAGGGCTCCAAGACGCCTACCCGGCTGTCGTTGGCAGCCATGGGAAGCGCAGTGGCCTTCAGGATATTTTCGACATCGGCCTGGGTCAGGTTCGGGTTCTTCTCGATCATGAGTGCCGCCACTCCAGCGGTCAGCGGCGATGAGAAGCTGGTTCCAGCCCAGAAGAAGAACCCAGAAGTTCCCATGGCTCCCCCCGGTGCTACCGTCCAAATGCCGGGGGCCAACACGTCCAATTCCTGCGGGTCCACACCAAAGGGAATGCTACGGGCAGGGATGGCCCGGCTGCTGAAGCCCGCCACATAGGACTGCAACTCCTCGGAGGTGCCGGAACCATCAGGGTCGTTGTCCACATCGCGTGTCCACCAGAAGGCTCGGTTCGGAGCGGCAGGCGTGCCCGGAAGGAACTGCTTAGTCCAGCCGACAGCGCCCACGGAGATGACCTCCGGGAACGCTCCCGGCCAGCTCATCCCGCGCTCACCTCCGTTGCCAGCGGAAACGACGATAATCAGGCCATTGGCGATGGCGTCCTGAATTGCTACCCGCTCCAGGAAAGTGGGTGAGCCGCCGCCGATGCTGATATTGACCGCGAGGGGGCCGACCACGCCGTTGACCTTCAACTCAGTCGCGTAAGCGATGGCGCCAATGATGCGCGAGCTCCAGGTGAAAGCTGCCCCGTTGGGGAATACTTTCAACGGGATGATCTTCGCGCCAGGAGCCACGCCGTCAACGACAAGTGGCGTCCCGAGTACGGTTCTTTTGAAACCGATAATGTGCGACGCGACGGCGATCCCGTGGCTGTTGGTGTCGCGTTCCCACAGATTCGTGGGATTCGAGATATTGAATTCATCGGGCGGCACAAAGTTCTCAGCCACTGCGCCGCCGCCCATGAAGGCCCTGGCGAGATCGGTCCGGACACGGCTTGGGATCAAGAAGTCGCGCCAGTTCTTGATCAAGCCGGTGTCGATCACGGCAACGTGCACACCCGCGCCAGTCTGAGCGATCTCGCGCGGGTCTGGATTCCCGATGCCGGCAAGCCCTGTACCTGACTCCTCGACATCGACGACATCAATGATGTCGCGGTCCCAACTGCCCACATCGGTGAGGTATCGGGGCTGATCGTTCTCCACTGACTTCACGAACGGAAGCCCTTCGATGGCCAGGCGGGCATTGATGCCAGACGGGGTGACGACTATGGTGTTGTAGCGGTAGATCACCCCGTGGACGGTGCCATAGTTGCGTAGCTCGGCCACCATGGCATCGGTCACCCGGCGATTCGCGACCACAATCAATCGGCCCCTTTGCTGGGCCGGTCCTTGGTTATCTTCGGTCAAGATCGGCTGGAAGCCCGCCACCTCGTCGGTTGCGCGCGACGGTAACTGGCCGAGCATGACCTGCGCAAACACGACGATGGTAACGAAGACGACCGCCAGTCCAAATCCCACTCGAGAAAGAACCCATTTGCTCATGATTCGCCCCCCTCTCTACTCATAGGGACATTCTTGATTATGGACTTGCCTGCGGGACAACAACGATACATCACTTGGACGACCGCAACCAGTCCTTTTCGCCGTTCAAGCCCTGCCAGCGGTCGAGCTTTCACATAGCAGTCGGTGTTGCATATCCTGGCTGCATAGGACTCCTAGGACTTGTGGAAACGTGGAATCCACACTATACAACAGAATAACGGACCGCAGGCAATCCCCCGCAAGTTGAAAGATTACCCGGGCCAAGGAGCGATCCCGCTTCCGCTTGACAATGAGAAGAACTGCAGTATGCTATGGAATACCTCGACACTCCGCAGTGGAATCCTGGGGGCACTATGTGCCCAAGTCAACTTATGCCTAGGGAGGCAACCAAGATGATTTTCTCACTCAAGCGATGCGGTAATTTTCTCCTGTTCAGCTTGCTCGTCGTTTGTGTTGCTGTGGCAAGCCAGGCGGCGGCTGCCGAAAACGATGCAGAGGCCGCGGCCGAGCCATCGCTCGAGATGCCTGCGTTGTGGTTCGTGGAGTTGCAAAGCGCACCGGTGGCGGAAGCCAGCGCCAACGATGAAGCAAAGTACCGGGCTAAGCTCCAGCAAGAAAAGCAGGCCTTTCGCGCTGCCGCCGCTGCTGCCGGAATCCAGTTCAAGGAGCGGTATGCCTACGATGTGTTGTGGAACGGGTTATCGGTGGAGATCGCGCCGCGCGACCTTTTGGCTCTCTCGCGGGTTCCCGGCGTGGCTACTGTCTATCCAGTCGAAACCGTAGCGATTCCTGACCCGCCGGTAGCCATGGATCCGGGCGAGAGCGCACCGGAACTCTTAACGGCCATCAAGATGACCGGGGCTGATGACGCTCACGCTGCGGGCATCACCGGAACAGGCGTCAACGTGGCGGTGATGGATACCGGCATTGATTATAACCATCCCGATTTGGGCGGTGGCTTTGGGCCCGGCTTCCGCGTCGCGGGAGGCTTTGACTTTGTGGGCGATGCTTTCAATTCCTCTGGCACAACCCCTGGAGAACTCACTCCAGTGCCGGACCCTGACCCAATGGATTGCAATGGCCACGGAACTCACGTTTCCGGCATCGTAGGGGCCAACGGCACAGTGAAGGGCGTGGCTCCGAACGTCATTTTCCGGGTGTACAAGGTTTTTGGCTGCACGGGAACTACCACGGCTGACATTATGCTGGCCGCGATGGAGCGCGCGCTGGCTGATGGCAACCAGATACTCAACATGAGCATTGGTGCGGCATTCCAGTGGCCGCAATATCCCACCGCGCGCGGCGGCGATAACCTTGTGAACCGCGGAGTGGTGGTGGTGGCATCGGCCGGCAACAGCGGTGCCAATGGGCTCTACTCGATGAGCGCTCCTGGGGTGGGCAAGAAAGTAATCGGCGTGGGTTCGGTGGACAACACCCACCTGAACGCGCTCGCGTTCCGGCTCGCCACGGGCGAACTGGTTGGCTATATCCAAATGAGCAACGCCAATCCGCCTGCGCTCTCCGGCACAGAAGCAATTGTCAACGCTGGCCGGGCCTGCAATGTCGATCTGCCTCTCCCACCCGCTGTGGCAGGCAAGGTAGCACTGATTACCCGTGGACTCTGCACCTTCCGGGAGAAAGCACTCAACGCTCGAGCGGCTGGAGCCACCGCGGCATTGATCTACAATAATGCGCCCGGTATTTTCCAAGGCACGGTGGGAACGCCGCCGTTGGCTTTTCCCGTCGCCAGCCTGTCCCAAGCAGATGGTCTTTTGATTCTGGGCAAGTTACCCACAACGATAACTTGGACGAACCAATTGGTTAGTCTTCCCAATGCCAGCGGCGGACTTTCGTCCAGTTTCACCTCGTACGGGGTCAGCCCCGACCTGGTGCTGAAGCCGGACATCACCGCGCCAGGCGGCTTGATCTTTTCTACGATCCCGCTCGCTCAGGGTACCTACGGACTGAATAGCGGCACCTCGATGTCATCGCCGCATGTGGCTGGCACGGTCGCGCTCCTGCTCGAAGCGCATCCAAATACACCCAGCCAGGTAGTTCGCGACATCCTGCAGAACAGCGGCGTGCCTCGGCTCTGGTGGGGCAATCCCGGGCTCGGGTTGTTCGACAACACCCACCGCCAGGGGGCGGGCCTGGTGGAGATCGACGCAGCCATCAACGCCACCACCAAGGTGACCCCTGGCAAACATTCGCTCGGCGAAACGGAAGGGCTTCCGGTGACGCGCACCTTGCACTTGGAGAACAACGGCATTGGCGGGGTCACCTACGATCTCTCCCACCAGCCGGCGCAGGCAACAGGGCCGAACACCTTCTCGGTCGCCTTCTTCAACGCGCCCGCGACGGTGGCCTTTAGCAGTCCGAGTGTCTTCGTGTCGGCGGGGGGGACGGCCAACGTGAACATGACCTTCACCGAACCGGCCGGGCTGGCCAACCGGGGTCTGTTTGGCGGGTTCATCGTTCTGACTCCGCAGGGCGGCGGCCGGGCGCTGCGTGTGCCATACTCGGGCTTCAAGGGTGATTACCAGTCAATTCTCGTCCTGAATCCGGCGGCCTCCAGCTTCGGTAATCCGCTCCTGCGTCCATCGCCAATGTTTGGGGCAAGCGGGCCGATCACCATCAACCTGACGAACGCCTCGACGGCCGATGACCTGGCGTTCATATTGGTCCACCTCGACCACCAAGTGCGGCGCGTGCGCTTGGAGATTTTCGATGCTAGCACCGGACGGGCTTTTGGTCGTGTGGGTGAATTCAATTATGTCGGACGTAACAGCTTGGCAACCAGTTTCTTCCTGTTCACCTGGAGCGCAACCGACCGCTTTGGCGCGCCGGTGCCCAGCGGCACCTACGTCATCAAATTGTCGGTTCAGAAGGCGCTGGGGGATGATGGCAATCCAGCCCATTGGGAAACTTGGACGTCGCCCGTTGTGACAGTGATTCGTTAGCGGGCAGGCAACTTTGGTCATAACTCTGGGTGCCCTGGCCTGTGCGTCGGCCAGGGCACTTTTCTTATGGGACGGCCTAGCGCCCCGCAGGATGGCCACGCCCCTAATTTCCGCGGGAGTGGGGCGCCGCGGTTTCTGACGGGGCTGGCCGCTAACCAGTTGATGTTGCTTACAAAATCGCGGGCCAATGCTGGCCGGACAGTACTATTCACAGAAAGCATCCTGTGTGCTAGCCTGGCTTGGCTTCAGCGAGTACTCCCAGCCAGAATCCAACCCAGCCCAAAAGTGACGGAACCATGAACCATGTGAAGCAGCGTCGCTATCCCCGCGTTCGTTTCCCGGAGGGATTGCTTTTGGCTTGGCGATCTTGCGGCCGCCAGGAGGTTTCTCGGGCCACCGTATTGAGCGCGGGCGGGATGTTTGTTCCCACCCGCCAACCGGCACCGGTGGGCAGCATCGCGCAGATCATCCTCAAATTGCCCAAAGACGATGTGCGCATGCTGGCCGCGGTGCGCAACGTTCCCGACGGGCATGGGATGGGAATGGAAATTATTTCGATGCAGCCGGTAGCCCGAGGCCGCCTCAAGAAGTTCGTGGAGGCGCAGCGGGAAATGTTGCCCACCCTGAGCACTCTGGCAAGGAACCAGGGTTCGCCCTGAAGGGCTAGTCGCGAAAGCTCGGGAATGGGCTGCGAGACAAGGCAGCGGAAAGCTTCCCGACCAAGGCCGCAGGATCAATTGGCTTGCATGCC
Above is a genomic segment from Candidatus Acidiferrales bacterium containing:
- a CDS encoding PilZ domain-containing protein, whose protein sequence is MAERRTSRRFQMNLPLVVRFPEPEGAKDEQTCQTRDVSFRGLYFMIERELAPGAPVEFVLTLPKEITMAGDVHIRCQGRVIRVEKPQADKKVGVAAIIERYEFLPME
- a CDS encoding tetratricopeptide repeat protein yields the protein MNADQLQDAMTEAQAALDRAEFLEALEHLEAIAKEHPDFPDALLKLGVCYLETGHLPQAVKTLEQAVAVEPDNAQAHYLLGSAVGSSGDIDRAASCYRRTLELDPSHQKAEEFLVRAMSLMESRQHFRDALRLLKDKQPPASYAALALKELLESIAIFPESPAREELTFCVRELMRQLRDVPFETEVPESLGRWAMLCQQGHQALKFLNFPQAVPHYEEALMYREEPCLFHNFALALFHTGRTDDAIKIWLRLLAREPDFDFTTLGKIIAV
- a CDS encoding aldo/keto reductase, which gives rise to MSSLGLGTYLGEPDASTDEAYRKAVCRSVAGGINVVDSAINYRFQRSERSIGAALKELFAAGYSREEVIVATKGGFLTPDGELPADPAAYFEQHYIRPGILPVEEIAGGMHCMAPRYLLDQLERSRRNLGLDCLDIYYVHNPETQLPLIGREKFLARLRAAFAALEEAVAQGKIRMYGTATWDGYRRPERSHDYLSLEEIADVARSVAGQAHHFRVVQLPYNLAMPEAFLVANQPLAGKSRTILDAARALDVTIMASASIMQGQVTRNLPHFVGAALGGLETDAQRALQFVRSTPGIATALVGMTSPDHLAENLALLERPPASREDLMKLFSTT
- a CDS encoding S8 family serine peptidase yields the protein MSKWVLSRVGFGLAVVFVTIVVFAQVMLGQLPSRATDEVAGFQPILTEDNQGPAQQRGRLIVVANRRVTDAMVAELRNYGTVHGVIYRYNTIVVTPSGINARLAIEGLPFVKSVENDQPRYLTDVGSWDRDIIDVVDVEESGTGLAGIGNPDPREIAQTGAGVHVAVIDTGLIKNWRDFLIPSRVRTDLARAFMGGGAVAENFVPPDEFNISNPTNLWERDTNSHGIAVASHIIGFKRTVLGTPLVVDGVAPGAKIIPLKVFPNGAAFTWSSRIIGAIAYATELKVNGVVGPLAVNISIGGGSPTFLERVAIQDAIANGLIIVVSAGNGGERGMSWPGAFPEVISVGAVGWTKQFLPGTPAAPNRAFWWTRDVDNDPDGSGTSEELQSYVAGFSSRAIPARSIPFGVDPQELDVLAPGIWTVAPGGAMGTSGFFFWAGTSFSSPLTAGVAALMIEKNPNLTQADVENILKATALPMAANDSRVGVLEPFLVGGFFNPSWDTMCGSFACDPVGAGLIQGDAALAATPAP
- a CDS encoding S8 family serine peptidase, producing the protein MIFSLKRCGNFLLFSLLVVCVAVASQAAAAENDAEAAAEPSLEMPALWFVELQSAPVAEASANDEAKYRAKLQQEKQAFRAAAAAAGIQFKERYAYDVLWNGLSVEIAPRDLLALSRVPGVATVYPVETVAIPDPPVAMDPGESAPELLTAIKMTGADDAHAAGITGTGVNVAVMDTGIDYNHPDLGGGFGPGFRVAGGFDFVGDAFNSSGTTPGELTPVPDPDPMDCNGHGTHVSGIVGANGTVKGVAPNVIFRVYKVFGCTGTTTADIMLAAMERALADGNQILNMSIGAAFQWPQYPTARGGDNLVNRGVVVVASAGNSGANGLYSMSAPGVGKKVIGVGSVDNTHLNALAFRLATGELVGYIQMSNANPPALSGTEAIVNAGRACNVDLPLPPAVAGKVALITRGLCTFREKALNARAAGATAALIYNNAPGIFQGTVGTPPLAFPVASLSQADGLLILGKLPTTITWTNQLVSLPNASGGLSSSFTSYGVSPDLVLKPDITAPGGLIFSTIPLAQGTYGLNSGTSMSSPHVAGTVALLLEAHPNTPSQVVRDILQNSGVPRLWWGNPGLGLFDNTHRQGAGLVEIDAAINATTKVTPGKHSLGETEGLPVTRTLHLENNGIGGVTYDLSHQPAQATGPNTFSVAFFNAPATVAFSSPSVFVSAGGTANVNMTFTEPAGLANRGLFGGFIVLTPQGGGRALRVPYSGFKGDYQSILVLNPAASSFGNPLLRPSPMFGASGPITINLTNASTADDLAFILVHLDHQVRRVRLEIFDASTGRAFGRVGEFNYVGRNSLATSFFLFTWSATDRFGAPVPSGTYVIKLSVQKALGDDGNPAHWETWTSPVVTVIR
- a CDS encoding PilZ domain-containing protein; translated protein: MNHVKQRRYPRVRFPEGLLLAWRSCGRQEVSRATVLSAGGMFVPTRQPAPVGSIAQIILKLPKDDVRMLAAVRNVPDGHGMGMEIISMQPVARGRLKKFVEAQREMLPTLSTLARNQGSP